One region of Chanodichthys erythropterus isolate Z2021 chromosome 24, ASM2448905v1, whole genome shotgun sequence genomic DNA includes:
- the LOC137014829 gene encoding histone H1-like: protein MAETAPAPAAAAPTKAPKKKSAAKAKKAGPGVGELIVKAMSASKERSGVSLAALKKAIAASGYDVEKNNSRVKIAIKGLVTKGTLVQVKGTGASGSFKLNKQKAETKKKPAKKAAPKAKKPAAKKPAAAKKPKSAAAKKPAATAAKKATKSPKKAKKPAAAKKAVKSPKKAKAAKPKAAKPKAAKPKKAAPKKKVFTVSPQRLF, encoded by the coding sequence ATGGCAGAAACCGCTCCAGCCCCGGCTGCTGCCGCCCCGACCAAAGCGCCCAAGAAGAAGTCAGCTGCGAAAGCCAAGAAAGCAGGTCCAGGCGTCGGTGAGCTCATCGTCAAAGCTATGTCCGCATCCAAGGAGAGGAGCGGCGTGTCCCTCGCCGCCCTGAAGAAAGCTATCGCCGCCAGCGGCTATGACGTGGAGAAGAACAACTCCCGCGTCAAGATCGCCATCAAGGGCCTGGTGACTAAAGGCACTCTGGTGCAGGTCAAAGGGACCGGCGCTTCGGGCTCATTCAAGCTCAACAAGCAGAAAGCCGAGACCAAGAAGAAGCCGGCCAAGAAAGCGGCTCCTAAAGCGAAGAAGCCCGCGGCCAAGAAACCCGCTGCTGCCAAGAAGCCCAAGAGCGCAGCGGCAAAGAAGCCCGCCGCCACAGCCGCTAAGAAGGCGACGAAGAGCCCCAAGAAGGCAAAGAAGCCAGCAGCCGCTAAGAAAGCAGTCAAGAGCCCCAAAAAGGCCAAGGCGGCTAAACCTAAGGCGGCAAAGCCTAAAGCCGCCAAGCCTAAAAAGGCAGCGCCCAAAAAGAAAGTCTTTACTGTTTCTCCTCAacggctcttttaa